A window of Mucilaginibacter paludis DSM 18603 contains these coding sequences:
- the ispF gene encoding 2-C-methyl-D-erythritol 2,4-cyclodiphosphate synthase: MKIKVGFGFDVHQLRAGHPFVLGGVKLDHHSGAYGHSDADVLLHAICDALLGAANLRDIGYHFSNTDDRWKGISSLVLLQEVVKLLSEKDWRIGNIDAMVCLEAPKINPHIPAMKKHIADAIAISEEDISIKATTNEQMGFIGREEGVVAYAVCLIEKDTNKLYAPQPNIIS, translated from the coding sequence ATGAAAATAAAAGTAGGTTTTGGTTTTGATGTGCACCAGCTGCGTGCCGGTCATCCCTTTGTTTTAGGTGGCGTAAAGTTAGATCATCATTCGGGCGCTTATGGGCACTCCGATGCCGATGTTTTGTTACACGCTATTTGCGACGCCTTGCTTGGCGCTGCTAACCTGCGCGATATAGGCTACCATTTTTCAAACACCGACGACCGCTGGAAAGGTATCAGCAGCCTCGTATTATTGCAGGAAGTGGTCAAGCTACTAAGCGAAAAAGACTGGCGAATCGGTAACATCGATGCCATGGTATGCCTTGAGGCACCCAAGATTAATCCGCATATCCCGGCCATGAAAAAGCACATTGCCGATGCGATAGCCATCAGCGAAGAAGATATTTCTATAAAGGCCACCACCAACGAACAAATGGGCTTTATTGGCCGCGAAGAGGGTGTGGTTGCATATGCTGTATGTTTGATTGAGAAGGATACCAACAAGCTATATGCTCCTCAACCAAATATTATCAGCTAA
- a CDS encoding aldo/keto reductase — protein sequence MMKFKTLGRSGLKVSELCLGTMGFGTENGWGADKEVSKQVFDTYVNAGGNFLDTANFYTKGTSEVFLGEFIAAERDSYVVATKYSLYENTKQVNASGNSRKNMMRSVEASLKRLNTGYIDLMYLHIWDNLTPVDEILRGLDDLVKQGKIMYIGISDTPAWVISKANTMAELMGWSQFIGLQVEYSLIQRTVERELIPMAQHYNMTVLPWAPLAGGALSGKYLRGERGRIKETSNRLNERSTNIAREVVNIANDLGVEPSSVALKWLMQQSFSCIPIVGATKPQQVAENLKCVDVTLSDEHMSRLDKISAYDLGFPAAFFEEEAVKKNLFGGFYDNIQHRNFVK from the coding sequence ATGATGAAATTTAAAACATTAGGAAGATCGGGCCTTAAGGTATCCGAGTTATGCCTCGGTACGATGGGTTTTGGCACCGAGAATGGTTGGGGTGCCGATAAAGAGGTAAGCAAACAGGTTTTTGATACCTATGTAAATGCCGGTGGTAATTTTTTAGATACCGCTAATTTTTATACCAAAGGTACCAGCGAAGTTTTTTTGGGCGAATTTATTGCCGCCGAAAGAGATAGCTACGTGGTAGCCACCAAATACAGTTTGTACGAAAACACCAAACAGGTTAATGCCAGCGGCAACAGCCGTAAAAACATGATGCGCTCGGTTGAAGCCAGCTTAAAGCGTTTAAATACCGGTTACATCGATCTGATGTACTTGCACATCTGGGATAATTTAACCCCTGTTGATGAGATTTTAAGGGGCCTGGATGACCTGGTAAAGCAGGGGAAGATCATGTACATCGGCATATCAGATACGCCTGCCTGGGTAATATCCAAAGCCAATACTATGGCCGAGCTGATGGGCTGGAGCCAGTTTATTGGTTTACAGGTTGAATATAGCCTGATACAGCGTACAGTGGAAAGAGAGCTAATACCCATGGCCCAGCATTATAACATGACGGTATTACCCTGGGCGCCATTAGCGGGCGGAGCATTATCGGGCAAATACCTCCGTGGCGAACGGGGCCGGATTAAGGAGACCAGCAATCGCCTGAACGAAAGAAGCACCAACATTGCGCGCGAAGTGGTGAATATCGCTAACGACTTAGGTGTTGAACCATCAAGCGTCGCTTTGAAATGGCTGATGCAGCAAAGCTTTTCGTGTATTCCTATTGTGGGTGCCACCAAGCCACAGCAAGTTGCAGAAAATTTAAAATGTGTTGATGTAACCCTGAGCGATGAACACATGAGCAGGCTCGATAAAATAAGCGCTTACGACCTGGGCTTTCCGGCGGCTTTTTTTGAAGAAGAGGCCGTTAAGAAAAATCTTTTCGGGGGCTTTTATGATAACATTCAGCACCGCAATTTTGTAAAATAA
- a CDS encoding SUMF1/EgtB/PvdO family nonheme iron enzyme yields the protein MKMILTGRVLAILIICVVFSACHRPQRSAKTGMKYNDRTNGGFQVFKNKHPAPGPGLIPIEGGTFVEGGSADQDVQYDFIDKARRSVTSFYMDETEVSNRDWLDYLTWIRIHYPADRELYYNALPDTLVWRRALSANEPYVNSYFRHTAFQDYPVVGVTWEQANDYCDWRTDAVNETILRETGRIADWKTASEDGKKIPAPFNTEIYLNGQLRGKDYDGKKMLPDLSVGKKADSSGKATRPVRAEDGILKAHYRLPSEAEWEYAALGIVSKQENITEGKMYPWKGMGVRSPKRQTQGLILANFKRGIGDYSGVAGSLNDKADITAPVRSYEPNDFGLFNMAGNVNEWTADTYRQIREDGDDLNPFRGNQFKNTRMADAQKGILAKDKFGHPIYDPAKGGKKQTWAELQGSQNQTKIPDQTQPVSTSKYPSTIDGKPYNPDQRGYNDTVNTVLYGRTTLVNDRSKVYKGGSWNDMAYWLNPATRRFMDQADASADVGFRCAMDMEGASEIHPENQPHFRVKKPKKYSPK from the coding sequence ATGAAAATGATTTTGACTGGGAGAGTTTTAGCGATATTGATAATTTGTGTAGTTTTTTCTGCTTGCCACCGTCCGCAACGGTCGGCAAAAACTGGAATGAAATATAATGACAGAACTAACGGAGGGTTTCAGGTTTTTAAAAATAAGCATCCGGCGCCGGGGCCTGGCCTTATACCCATTGAGGGCGGAACGTTTGTAGAAGGCGGTTCTGCCGATCAGGATGTTCAATACGATTTTATTGATAAAGCAAGACGATCGGTTACGTCGTTTTATATGGATGAAACCGAGGTTTCAAACCGGGATTGGCTGGATTACTTAACCTGGATAAGGATACACTATCCTGCCGACCGCGAACTGTATTATAATGCCCTTCCGGATACCCTGGTATGGCGCAGGGCATTGTCAGCCAATGAACCTTATGTTAATAGCTACTTCAGGCATACCGCTTTTCAGGATTATCCTGTGGTAGGCGTAACCTGGGAGCAAGCCAATGACTACTGCGATTGGCGCACCGATGCGGTGAACGAAACTATTTTAAGGGAAACTGGCCGCATTGCCGATTGGAAGACAGCATCTGAAGATGGGAAAAAAATCCCGGCTCCTTTTAATACCGAAATCTATCTGAACGGCCAGCTTCGCGGAAAAGATTACGATGGTAAAAAAATGCTTCCCGACCTGTCAGTTGGTAAAAAGGCTGATTCCAGTGGCAAAGCCACACGCCCCGTACGTGCCGAAGATGGTATTTTAAAAGCACACTACAGATTACCAAGCGAGGCCGAATGGGAGTACGCTGCCTTAGGTATTGTAAGCAAACAGGAAAATATTACAGAAGGCAAAATGTATCCCTGGAAGGGGATGGGCGTACGGTCGCCTAAGCGCCAAACCCAGGGTTTAATATTAGCTAACTTTAAACGCGGCATTGGTGATTACAGCGGCGTTGCCGGATCGTTAAACGATAAAGCTGATATTACTGCACCCGTTCGATCATACGAGCCAAATGATTTTGGCCTTTTCAATATGGCGGGTAACGTAAACGAATGGACTGCCGATACCTACAGACAGATACGCGAAGATGGTGACGACCTGAATCCTTTCCGTGGTAACCAATTCAAAAATACACGGATGGCCGATGCCCAAAAGGGAATTTTAGCGAAGGATAAATTTGGACACCCCATTTACGACCCTGCCAAGGGAGGTAAAAAACAAACATGGGCTGAGTTGCAGGGAAGCCAGAACCAAACCAAGATACCAGATCAAACTCAACCGGTATCTACCAGCAAATACCCTTCTACCATTGATGGTAAACCCTACAACCCCGACCAGCGCGGATATAACGATACCGTAAATACGGTGTTATATGGCCGTACAACCTTGGTGAACGACCGCTCGAAGGTATACAAGGGCGGATCATGGAACGATATGGCTTATTGGCTTAACCCGGCCACCCGCCGCTTTATGGATCAGGCCGACGCAAGCGCTGATGTTGGCTTCCGTTGCGCAATGGATATGGAAGGCGCGTCCGAAATTCATCCGGAAAATCAACCACACTTCAGGGTTAAAAAGCCTAAAAAGTACAGCCCTAAATGA
- the porV gene encoding type IX secretion system outer membrane channel protein PorV — MNLPKHFIRLIIYLVAFVVLYPATTAAQVVGAGGTNTNGSSANAIPTAVPFLTVSPDSRSGALGDAGVALSPDVNANYWNPSKLAFIEDKTSLSLSYSPWLRHLLPDVNLAYLSFAKKIDDRNAFGASLRYFNLGTIELFDQYQSAQGTYQPNEFSIDGSYARKFGTNFSLGLTLRYIHSSLSNGAFVEGQQIKAANGVATDVSLYYTSKGQQFGRDATFAFGTNISNIGTKIGYTDGGQKYSLPTNLKIGAANTWFLDEYNQVTLALDLNKLLVPTPPIRDANGNIISGKDDNRSVVSGIFGSFSDAPGGFSEELKEISYSTGLEYWYNKQFALRAGYFYENPDKGNRQYLTLGAGLKYNDIDIDFSYLISDQQQSPLANTLRFSLGYKFGGK, encoded by the coding sequence ATGAATCTACCAAAACATTTTATACGGTTAATCATCTATCTTGTTGCGTTTGTTGTGCTTTATCCCGCCACAACTGCAGCACAGGTAGTAGGTGCGGGCGGCACCAATACTAATGGCAGTTCTGCCAACGCCATACCTACCGCTGTTCCTTTTTTAACAGTTTCGCCCGATTCACGCTCCGGGGCGCTGGGTGATGCCGGGGTTGCATTATCGCCCGATGTAAACGCTAATTACTGGAACCCGTCAAAACTCGCTTTTATCGAAGATAAAACCAGTTTATCGTTATCCTACAGCCCTTGGCTGCGTCACCTTTTACCCGATGTTAATCTGGCTTATCTCAGTTTCGCAAAAAAAATTGACGACAGGAATGCCTTCGGCGCCTCATTACGCTATTTTAATTTAGGCACCATCGAGTTGTTCGATCAATATCAAAGTGCGCAGGGCACCTACCAGCCCAACGAGTTTTCAATCGACGGATCTTACGCCCGCAAATTCGGTACTAATTTTTCCCTGGGTTTAACCTTACGCTATATCCATTCCAGTTTAAGCAACGGGGCCTTTGTTGAGGGGCAGCAAATAAAAGCCGCAAATGGCGTTGCAACAGATGTTTCATTATATTATACCAGTAAAGGGCAACAGTTTGGCCGCGATGCTACCTTCGCCTTCGGCACCAACATTTCAAACATCGGTACCAAAATTGGGTATACTGATGGCGGGCAAAAATATTCGTTACCTACCAATTTAAAAATCGGCGCTGCCAATACCTGGTTTTTAGATGAGTATAACCAGGTAACCTTAGCGCTTGATTTGAATAAACTGCTGGTACCAACCCCGCCGATACGTGACGCCAACGGAAATATTATTTCTGGAAAAGATGATAACCGGTCAGTAGTTTCGGGCATTTTCGGCTCTTTCAGTGATGCGCCCGGAGGCTTTAGCGAAGAGCTTAAAGAGATTAGCTACTCCACAGGCTTAGAGTACTGGTACAACAAACAATTTGCGTTGCGTGCAGGCTATTTTTACGAAAACCCGGATAAAGGCAACCGGCAGTACCTTACCCTTGGTGCTGGGTTAAAGTACAATGATATTGATATTGATTTCTCATACCTGATCTCGGATCAGCAACAGAGCCCCTTAGCTAATACCCTTCGTTTTTCCTTAGGGTATAAATTTGGTGGCAAATAA
- a CDS encoding AI-2E family transporter translates to MNKTVLPYYAKLAFVLVSLLCIGYIAIIGKELLAPLVFSFLFAMLLLPMARFLENKCRIPRGGAAMISVILFTAFIALIIYLVGSQMGTLSEDIPKIKEQFTNITDQLHRWLVNEFHINVNQQINTVKKEANAAGASVIGSAFLSLSSIVLFLVFIFIYTFFVLFYRKILIGFLLKAFGTDSEVLVFDVAEQIQYIMKKYISGLFLEMLTVCIIVFGILTILGIKYALLLALITGIFNLVPYVGIFTAMAIGTTLTLGTSGPAKAIEVAAAIVGVHLVDSNIIMPRIVGSKVRLNALIVVLGVVVGEMVWDISGMFLSIPVLAIVKIIFDRVNDLKPWGLLLGDQTEYAESVIANVEQQDTTENPEDDKREQQHDEI, encoded by the coding sequence ATGAATAAAACCGTTTTACCCTATTATGCCAAACTTGCATTTGTATTAGTTAGCCTGCTATGCATCGGTTATATCGCCATTATAGGTAAAGAGCTATTGGCCCCACTGGTATTTTCGTTTTTGTTTGCCATGTTACTACTGCCAATGGCCCGGTTTTTAGAAAACAAGTGCCGTATTCCGCGCGGAGGCGCAGCCATGATCTCGGTGATTTTGTTTACGGCATTTATCGCGCTTATCATTTATCTGGTTGGATCACAGATGGGTACCTTATCAGAAGATATCCCCAAGATCAAAGAACAATTTACCAACATCACAGACCAACTGCACCGCTGGCTGGTGAATGAGTTTCATATCAACGTAAACCAGCAAATTAATACGGTTAAAAAAGAGGCTAATGCCGCAGGAGCCTCGGTTATAGGTTCTGCTTTCTTATCGCTTTCGTCTATCGTGCTGTTCCTGGTATTCATCTTTATTTATACCTTCTTTGTTTTGTTTTACCGCAAGATACTGATCGGCTTTTTACTGAAGGCTTTTGGCACAGATAGCGAGGTGCTGGTTTTTGATGTTGCAGAGCAAATTCAATACATCATGAAGAAGTACATCTCGGGCCTGTTTCTCGAAATGCTCACCGTATGCATCATAGTATTCGGCATATTAACTATCCTGGGCATCAAATACGCGCTTTTACTGGCCTTAATTACCGGGATATTTAACCTTGTTCCATACGTGGGTATATTTACCGCCATGGCCATTGGCACAACACTCACCTTAGGTACATCCGGCCCTGCTAAGGCGATAGAGGTAGCAGCAGCCATAGTTGGTGTGCATTTGGTTGACAGTAACATTATTATGCCACGCATAGTAGGCTCAAAGGTTAGGCTGAACGCTCTAATTGTAGTGCTGGGCGTAGTAGTTGGCGAAATGGTATGGGATATATCGGGTATGTTTTTATCGATACCGGTTTTAGCTATTGTAAAAATAATTTTCGACAGGGTAAACGACTTGAAACCCTGGGGTTTGTTACTGGGCGACCAAACTGAATATGCCGAAAGTGTGATTGCTAACGTTGAGCAGCAAGACACTACCGAAAACCCAGAAGATGATAAAAGAGAACAACAACATGATGAAATTTAA
- the uvrC gene encoding excinuclease ABC subunit UvrC produces the protein MDIFDYKAAIKNIPHKPGVYQFWNTDNELIYIGKAKDLRNRVGSYFNKDLNVNGKTRVLVSKIRNITFTIVDTEVDAWLLENSLIKKHQPRYNILLKDDKTYPWIIIKNENYPRIYWTRTIVRDGSKYLGPYASVSMMHAILSLIRETYPLRTCSLPLTKPNIDAGKFKVCLEYQLGNCKGPCQNYQTEDDYASNIEEIKDILNGKIGTILKNLKADIENAALNMNFELAHQLKRKFDLLENYQSKSTVVNSSITDIDVFSIASEEKYAFVNFLKVMNGTIIQTQTIELKKRLDEDDEELLTFAITEFRERYSSKAKEIIVPFDIDLDDPHIKFTVPKLGEKKKLLDLSQKNVTFFKRDKIEQYEKLNPEVRSERLLTQMMKDLRMNQLPRHIECFDNSNFQGKYPVSAIVVFKDGKPSKKDYRHFNVKTVEGPNDFATMEEAVHRRYRRMLDEGGELPQLIVIDGGKGQLSSALKSLKLLGIDKQITVIGIAKRLEELFYPGDQYPMYLDKKSETLKVIQHLRDEAHRFGITFHRKKRDKGTLATELELIDGIGKTSAEKLLKYFKSVKKIREATTEELQEVVNTKQAKAITQYFTQDKQEIV, from the coding sequence ATGGATATTTTTGATTACAAAGCCGCGATAAAAAACATTCCGCATAAACCAGGAGTATACCAGTTTTGGAATACTGATAACGAGCTGATTTACATAGGTAAAGCCAAGGATCTGCGTAACAGGGTAGGCTCGTACTTTAACAAGGATCTGAATGTTAACGGAAAAACCAGGGTGCTGGTTAGCAAAATACGTAATATCACGTTCACCATTGTTGATACCGAGGTAGATGCCTGGTTGTTAGAGAACAGTCTGATTAAAAAACATCAGCCACGCTATAACATTTTGTTGAAAGATGATAAAACCTATCCCTGGATCATCATCAAGAACGAAAATTATCCCCGCATATACTGGACCAGGACCATTGTACGCGATGGCTCCAAGTACCTGGGCCCTTATGCTTCGGTGAGCATGATGCACGCCATATTGAGCCTGATACGCGAAACTTATCCCTTACGTACCTGTAGCCTGCCTTTAACCAAGCCTAATATTGATGCCGGCAAGTTTAAGGTTTGCCTGGAATACCAGTTGGGTAACTGCAAGGGGCCCTGCCAGAATTATCAAACCGAGGATGACTATGCCAGCAACATCGAAGAGATTAAAGATATTCTGAACGGTAAAATAGGCACGATATTAAAAAACTTGAAAGCCGATATAGAGAATGCCGCCCTTAACATGAACTTTGAGCTGGCGCATCAGTTAAAGCGCAAGTTTGATTTGTTGGAAAATTATCAGAGCAAATCGACTGTGGTTAACTCTTCAATTACCGATATCGACGTTTTCAGCATAGCATCCGAAGAGAAGTACGCCTTTGTTAACTTTTTGAAGGTGATGAACGGCACCATCATCCAAACACAAACCATCGAGCTTAAAAAGCGCCTGGACGAGGATGATGAAGAGTTGCTCACATTCGCCATTACCGAGTTCCGTGAGCGTTACAGCAGCAAAGCCAAAGAAATTATTGTGCCTTTTGATATCGACCTCGATGACCCACACATTAAATTCACGGTTCCTAAATTAGGCGAGAAGAAAAAGCTGTTAGATCTGTCCCAAAAAAACGTCACCTTTTTTAAGCGCGATAAAATTGAGCAATATGAAAAATTAAATCCGGAAGTACGATCTGAGCGCTTACTGACGCAAATGATGAAGGATTTGCGCATGAACCAGCTGCCAAGGCATATCGAGTGTTTTGATAACTCCAATTTTCAAGGCAAGTACCCTGTTTCGGCCATTGTTGTATTTAAGGACGGCAAACCATCTAAAAAGGATTACCGCCACTTTAATGTTAAAACGGTTGAGGGGCCTAATGATTTTGCCACCATGGAGGAAGCCGTTCACCGGAGATACCGGAGGATGCTGGATGAAGGCGGCGAATTACCCCAGTTGATCGTGATCGACGGAGGAAAGGGGCAGCTATCGTCAGCCTTAAAAAGCCTTAAACTTTTGGGTATCGATAAGCAGATCACAGTAATTGGCATAGCCAAACGGTTGGAAGAGCTGTTTTATCCCGGCGACCAGTACCCTATGTACCTGGATAAAAAATCGGAAACGTTGAAAGTGATCCAACACCTGCGTGATGAAGCGCACCGTTTCGGCATTACCTTTCACCGTAAAAAGCGCGACAAGGGCACGTTGGCTACCGAACTGGAACTGATTGACGGGATAGGAAAAACCTCGGCCGAAAAGCTGTTGAAATATTTTAAATCGGTCAAAAAGATCCGCGAAGCCACAACCGAGGAGCTACAGGAAGTAGTTAACACCAAACAGGCCAAAGCCATTACGCAATATTTTACGCAGGATAAACAGGAAATAGTATAG
- a CDS encoding IS110 family RNA-guided transposase: MKNLKYSVGIDISMKDFACCLSVINDQQDVKVKASHKFDNSKVGFQSLLEWIKSHCKEALPIFFVMEATGVYHEQLAWFLNGKDRNVSNLLPNKAKKYLQADGNRSKNDKIDARGLAKIGAEKKLQLWTPPSKELYTLRDYTRQHQNLNEMHTATANQLHSIEHSQFQNKDIIKQLKNTLRLIEKHLKEMEDIIAKVIKSDPVLKQHHKNICEIKGFGTLSFAVVAAETNGFILFDNAASLVKYAGYDVIENESGKHTGKTKISKKGNSRIRRILHMPAFCAVRDDQPQFQKLFERVYDRTRIKMKGYVAVQKKLLVMMYYLWKKNEKYDSKFDHNKKIIAPAMPGATLDEHLKEALIEQQN, translated from the coding sequence ATGAAGAATTTAAAGTATTCTGTGGGGATTGATATCTCCATGAAAGATTTTGCCTGTTGCTTATCTGTTATCAACGACCAGCAGGATGTTAAAGTAAAAGCCAGTCACAAATTTGATAACAGCAAGGTCGGCTTTCAATCACTTTTAGAATGGATCAAAAGTCATTGTAAAGAAGCATTGCCTATTTTTTTTGTAATGGAAGCCACAGGTGTGTATCACGAGCAACTTGCCTGGTTTTTAAATGGTAAGGACAGGAATGTTAGTAACCTGTTACCTAATAAGGCGAAAAAGTATTTACAGGCAGACGGCAACAGATCCAAGAACGATAAGATAGATGCACGTGGTCTTGCCAAAATAGGTGCAGAGAAGAAACTGCAACTGTGGACACCCCCAAGCAAAGAACTATACACACTTCGCGACTATACACGCCAGCATCAAAACCTTAATGAAATGCACACGGCTACAGCTAATCAACTCCATAGTATCGAACATAGCCAGTTCCAAAACAAAGACATCATTAAACAACTTAAAAACACCTTAAGACTGATTGAAAAACATCTTAAAGAAATGGAAGACATTATAGCTAAGGTGATCAAATCAGATCCTGTCCTCAAACAGCACCACAAAAATATTTGTGAGATTAAAGGCTTTGGTACATTATCCTTTGCCGTTGTAGCAGCGGAAACCAATGGCTTCATTTTATTTGACAATGCAGCAAGCCTAGTCAAATACGCAGGATATGATGTAATAGAAAATGAGTCGGGAAAGCACACAGGAAAAACTAAAATTTCTAAAAAAGGCAATTCAAGGATCAGGCGGATATTACATATGCCGGCATTCTGTGCAGTCCGGGATGATCAGCCTCAATTCCAAAAGTTATTTGAGCGGGTATATGACCGCACAAGGATCAAGATGAAAGGTTATGTAGCGGTACAAAAAAAGCTACTGGTGATGATGTATTACTTGTGGAAGAAAAACGAAAAATATGACTCTAAATTCGATCATAATAAAAAAATAATAGCCCCGGCAATGCCTGGGGCTACACTTGATGAACATCTAAAAGAAGCTCTCATTGAACAACAAAATTAA
- the aspS gene encoding aspartate--tRNA ligase, with protein MLRTHTCGDLNISHLGQTVTLCGWVQKSRDLGGTTFIDVRDRYGLTQLVFNTDTDVALREVSRGLGREFVIKVTGKVVERSNKNAKLSTGDIEITVAEIEVLNSAKIPPFLIEDDTDGGEELRAKYRYLDLRRAPIRNNMILRHKMAQEVRKYLDGMNFIEVETPVLIKSTPEGARDFVVPSRMNAGEFYALPQSPQTFKQLLMVSGFDRYFQIVKCFRDEDLRADRQPEFTQIDCEMSFITQEDILNTFEGLARTLFKNVKGIDLIDFPRMQYADAMRLYGSDKPDVRFGMQFVELNDIVKGKGFGVFDNAGLVVGINAKGAADYTRKQLDELTEWLKRPQIGATGLIYLRHNSDGSLKSSVDKFYNEDELKKWSAAFDTQPGDLVLILAGQTDKVRKQLNELRLEMGTRLGLRDKNTFAPLWVLDFPLLEWDEETSRYHAMHHPFTSPKPEDIALLETDPGAVRANAYDMVINGIEVGGGSIRIHDRELQALMFKHLGFSPEEAQKQFGFLMDAFEFGAPPHGGIAFGFDRLCSIFAGLDSIRDVIAFPKNNSGRDVMIDSPSTIADAQLNELKIKTTV; from the coding sequence ATGCTCAGAACTCACACTTGTGGCGATTTAAACATCAGCCATTTAGGCCAAACTGTTACTTTATGCGGATGGGTGCAAAAATCGCGCGATTTAGGCGGTACCACGTTTATTGATGTGCGCGACCGGTATGGTTTAACCCAATTGGTGTTTAATACCGATACCGACGTTGCTTTACGCGAAGTTAGCCGTGGGCTTGGCCGTGAGTTTGTAATTAAGGTTACCGGCAAGGTGGTAGAGCGTTCCAACAAAAACGCCAAACTATCAACCGGGGATATTGAAATTACGGTAGCCGAAATTGAGGTGCTTAATTCGGCCAAAATTCCGCCGTTTTTAATTGAGGACGATACCGATGGCGGCGAGGAGCTGCGTGCCAAATACCGTTACCTGGATTTGCGCCGTGCGCCGATACGCAACAACATGATCCTTCGTCATAAAATGGCGCAGGAAGTAAGAAAATACCTGGACGGGATGAACTTTATTGAGGTGGAAACCCCGGTACTCATTAAATCGACCCCGGAGGGCGCACGCGATTTTGTGGTGCCCAGCCGTATGAATGCCGGTGAGTTTTACGCTTTGCCGCAATCGCCGCAAACGTTTAAACAACTGCTGATGGTGAGCGGTTTTGACCGTTATTTCCAGATTGTGAAATGCTTCCGCGATGAGGATCTGCGCGCCGACAGGCAGCCGGAGTTTACCCAGATTGACTGCGAAATGTCGTTCATAACCCAGGAAGATATTTTAAATACGTTTGAAGGTTTAGCGCGGACCTTATTTAAAAACGTAAAGGGGATTGACCTGATTGATTTCCCAAGGATGCAGTATGCCGATGCGATGCGTTTATACGGATCGGATAAACCGGATGTGCGTTTCGGGATGCAGTTTGTTGAACTGAATGATATAGTTAAAGGTAAAGGTTTTGGCGTGTTTGATAATGCCGGCCTGGTTGTGGGTATTAATGCCAAAGGCGCCGCCGATTATACCCGCAAGCAATTAGATGAACTAACCGAATGGTTAAAACGCCCGCAGATTGGTGCTACAGGTTTGATTTACCTTCGTCACAATAGTGATGGCAGCTTAAAATCGTCGGTTGATAAATTTTATAACGAGGACGAACTGAAAAAATGGTCGGCAGCGTTTGATACCCAACCAGGCGACCTGGTATTGATATTGGCCGGGCAAACCGATAAGGTGCGTAAACAACTGAACGAACTCCGTTTAGAAATGGGAACACGTTTGGGCTTACGCGATAAAAATACCTTTGCCCCGCTATGGGTGCTGGATTTTCCTTTACTGGAATGGGACGAAGAAACCTCACGCTACCACGCCATGCACCACCCCTTCACTTCGCCTAAACCGGAAGATATTGCTTTGCTGGAAACCGACCCTGGAGCGGTACGCGCCAATGCTTACGATATGGTGATCAACGGTATTGAGGTAGGCGGAGGATCAATCCGGATCCACGACCGCGAACTGCAAGCGTTAATGTTTAAGCACCTTGGTTTTTCGCCGGAAGAAGCGCAAAAACAATTTGGCTTTTTAATGGATGCCTTTGAGTTTGGTGCCCCTCCGCATGGTGGTATCGCTTTTGGGTTTGACCGCCTGTGCTCTATTTTTGCCGGGCTGGATTCGATCCGCGATGTAATTGCCTTCCCTAAAAACAATTCGGGCCGCGATGTGATGATCGACTCGCCATCAACTATTGCCGACGCACAATTGAATGAATTAAAGATTAAGACGACCGTTTAA
- a CDS encoding FKBP-type peptidyl-prolyl cis-trans isomerase has product MKKYIIALLILVSGLSACKKSATFDPAKQAIEDDATIQAYLKANPSITATKDASGLYYQIITPGTGNNPTGSSTVTVNYTGKLLDGTTFDTTTGKKSLTISLKSVIQGWTIGVPLIKTGGRILLIIPSGLAYGNSSAGSIPANTVLTFTIDLISFS; this is encoded by the coding sequence ATGAAAAAATATATCATTGCTTTATTAATTCTGGTTTCAGGATTATCTGCTTGTAAAAAAAGCGCAACCTTTGATCCCGCCAAACAAGCTATTGAAGATGATGCCACTATCCAGGCTTATCTGAAAGCCAACCCTTCCATCACGGCTACAAAAGATGCTTCGGGTTTATATTACCAGATTATTACGCCGGGAACGGGAAATAATCCAACCGGTAGCTCTACCGTTACCGTAAATTATACCGGGAAGCTGCTTGATGGTACTACGTTTGATACAACGACCGGCAAGAAATCATTAACCATTTCATTGAAAAGTGTAATTCAGGGATGGACGATCGGCGTACCACTGATAAAAACCGGTGGCCGCATCTTGCTCATCATTCCTTCAGGCCTGGCTTATGGCAATAGCAGTGCAGGCAGTATACCGGCTAATACGGTATTGACCTTTACTATCGATTTAATAAGTTTTAGTTAA